CCGCAAGACCGCCGACAAGGCCATCAACATCCTGCAGGGGCGTTGCGTCGGCGGCTCCACCACGGTCAACTGGACCAGCTCGTTCCGCACGCCGGCGTCCACGCTGCAATACTGGCAGGCGCACTTCGGCCTGGAGGGCTACAGCGCCGAGGCGCTGGCGCCGTACTTCGCGCAGGCCGAAAAGCGCCTGAACATCGGCCCCTGGCTCACCCCGCCCAACGAGAACAACGACCTGCTGCGCCGCGGCGCCTTGAAGCTCGGCATTCCCGCCGAAGCCATCCAGCGCAATGTCAAGGGGTGCTGGAACCTGGGTTCCTGCGGCATGGGCTGCCCCACGAACGCCAAGCAGTCGATGCTGGTCACCACGATTCCCGCGGCACTGGATAAGGGGGCCAGGCTGCTGGTGCAAACGCGGGCCGAGCGCTTCGAGCTGGCCAATGGCCGCGTGACGGGCCTGCAGTGCTCTGCGGTCCAGGCCAATGGCGCCCTGGCCGAGGGGCCGAAGGCAGAGATCAAAATCGTGGCCAAGCACTATGTGCTCGCCGCCGGCGCCATCAACTCGCCGGCCGTTCTGCTGCGCTCGCAGGCGCCCGATCCGCATGGCCGCCTGGGGATGCGCACCTTCCTGCATCCGGTGGTGATGTCCGCGGCCGTGATGGAGCAGCCGGTGCAGGGCTGGCAAGGGGCGCCGCAGTCGATCTACAGCGACCACTTTCTGGAAACGCAGCCCGTCGACGGCCCGATCGGCTTCAAGCTCGAGGCGCCGCCGCTGCATCCCGTGATCTTTGCCTCCACCGTCACGGGCTACGGGCAGGCGCAGGCCGAGCTGTTCCGGAAGTTTCCGCAGACCCATGTGCTGCTGGCGCTGCTGCGCGACGGCTTCCATGAGCAGTCGGCCGGCGGCCGGGTCGGCCTGCGCGGCGATGGCTCACCCGTGCTCGACTACCCGCTGACCGATTTTGTGATGGACGGCGCCCGCCGCGCCCTGCTGACCATGATGGAAATCCAGTTTGCCGCTGGCGCGCGCGAAGTGCTGCCGGTGCACGAGCTGGCCGAGCCCTACACCCGTTGGGCTCAGGCGAAGCAGGCGGTGGAGGCGTTGCCCATGAAGCCCCTGCTGACCAAGGTGGTCAGCGCCCACGTGATGGGGGGGTGCGGTCTGGCGGGCAGCGAGCGGCTTGGCGTCACGCGGCCCGATGGGGTTCACTGGCAGATCGACAACCTGTCGATTCATGACGGCTCGCTCTTTCCGACCAGCATCGGCGCCAACCCCCAACTCTCCATTTACGGCATGGCCAACCGACTGGCCCAGGGCCTGGCGAAGCGTCTCACGGGCCGCGACACCGCACTGGCCTGAGCCCGCATGCTGGCGCGACTGCAGCAAGCCATCACCCTGTCGCTGCTCGCCGCGGCTGTCGTTTGGCTGTGGGCGTGGTGGCCGCACTCGCCGGCACTGGCTTGGGCAGGTTTTGCGGCGATGGTCCTGGGCTACTCGGCATTTCTAGCTATCGAATTCATAGCGCTTCGATTCATCAGCCGAGTCGATCCGGCCCCTCGTCCTGGCTGGGGCGCACTGTTCCGGGCCTGGCTGGGCGAAACCCTGGTGGCGCCCCGCGTGTTCTGCTGGCGCCAGCCTTTTCGAGCCAACGCCATTCCCGACGGCTTGCCCTCGGGAGTTGTTTCTGGACAACGAGGGGTGGTGCTGATCCATGGTTTCTTTTGCAACCGTGGTTTCTGGGCGCCGTGGCTCCAGCGGCTGCGCGACTCGGGCCATGCCTTCGTCGCCGTCAACCTGGAGCCGGTGTTCGGCTCCATCGAGGACTATGTGCCGGTGATCGAGGCGGCCGTGCGCCGCGTCAGCCTGGCCACCGGATTGCCGCCGGTGCTGGTGTGCCACAGCATGGGCGGGCTGGCGGCGCGGGCCTGGCTGCGCACCATGGCGGCGGACGATCGGGTGCACCACGTCATCACCATCGGAACGCCGCACCGCGGCACCTGGCTGGGCCGCTTCAGCACGATGCCCAACGGCCGGCAGATGCGGCTGCGCAGCGACTGGCTGCGCCAGCTCGGGCAGGATGAGCCGGCGCACCGTCACGCGCTCTTCACCTGCTGGTACTCCAACTGTGACAACATCGTGTTTCCGGCCTCCACGGCCACGCTGCCCGGTGCCGACAACCGGCTGGTTGAGGGCGTGGCGCATGTCGACCTGGCTTTTCGGCCCGACGTGATGGCCGCTTCACTGGCGATAATCACTGCAGTGTGAGATAGTTCACGAAAGAGGGCGGCGACGGGCTGCCGTGGCCGGATAGATCGCCGTGGCCGTCGTACGTCGCGCGCACAAGAAGGATAGAAGGAAATACCATGCCCATGATCGTCGTGATGGAAGACGACGCCGGCACACGGATGCTGGTGGCCTCCGTGCTCAAGAAGGATGGCTACATCGTTCTGACCGCAGAAGACGGGGAGCAGGGTCTGAAGCTGGTCGAACAGCACCGCCCGGCGCTGATCATCAGCGATGTGCAGATGCCCGGCATGAACGGCTTCCAGATGCTGGCCGCCGTGCGCCAGAACCCCCTGATCTCCGCCACGCCCGTGATCCTGCTCACCTCGCTGCAGGAGCGCGGCCACATGCGGCTGGGCATGAACACCGGGGCCGATGACTACATCACCAAGCCCTTCCGGCCCGGCGAGCTGCGGGAGGCGGCCGCGGCCCAGCTCAACAAGCGCGCCATGCAGGCCGCGCTGCAAAGCATGGCCGTGGGCGCGGCCGTGCAGACTGCACTCGAAGACCAGAAGCACAAGCTGGCCAAACTGTACGAGCAGCGGCTGGCCAAGGAGCTCAGCGATCGCTGGCCGGCAGGCGACGGCAACAGCGGCGACGAACGATTCGAGCAGGCGACGGTGCTGTTTGCGGACATGCTGCACTACGCCGCTCTGGCGGAACAGCTCAGCCCGGCCGAGCTCAGCGACCTCGTGAAGCGTTTCTACGGCAGCGCCGGCGACACGGTGCACCTGTTCGGCGCTCGCTACATGCAGTTTGTCGGCGAGGGCATGCTGGCCGTGTTCGTGGACAGCACCGATACGAAATCGGTGAACCACGGCCTGCGCGCCGCGCGCGCGGCGCTGGGCCTGGTGGATTCGGCGCACCGCATGCGCCTGTTCCTGCGCACCCATTTCGCGGGCCACGAACTGCCGCGCTTCGACGTGAGCGTGGCCCTGCACAGCGGCGCGGTGACCTTGACCCGCCTGCAGGACCCGCTGCACGACACGATGGCGCAAACGCTGCCGGTGGGGGACGCCGTCAGCGCGACCATGCTGCTGCAGAAGCAGGCCCCCGCGCATGGCTGGGCCATTGCCGCCAGCGTGTCCATGCTGCGTGGCGTGACCGGCGCCGTGCGAACCGGTGGGCGCGCGCTGATCGAGTTGCCTGGCCGCTCGGCGCCCCTCGATGCCGCCGAGCTGACCGGGCTGGCCCTGTGACGCGGGGGGGGCCGATGCGGCAATTTTCCCTGCGCAATCTGCTGGGCGCGAGCCTGTTGTTGCTGGCCCTGGTGCCGGCGTTGCTGGTGGCCGTGCTGATGACGCGCGGCAGCACCCAGGCGGTGGAAGACCTGGCGGGGAAGATCCTCGCGCAGGTCGCGCAATTGGTGCAAAGCGGGACCGAGGAGCATCTGCGCCAGGCGCACGATGCGCTCAACGGCCTGCTGCCCGAGCGCCTCACGCCCGCGCAGGCCGAGCAGGCGCGTGGCTGGCTCAACAGCCCGGCGCAGTTCGAGCCCATGGCGTTCGCCCTCACGCGGCTGTCGCCTGACGCGCCCGCTCTGTATTGGGGCAACCTGCGGGGCGAGTATTTCGGCGTCGAGAACACGGCCGATGGCGTCCGGATCGGCATCCGGGGGCCGGGCGGAGCCGGGCGCAAGTTCTACCTGGCGCGCCAGCCGGGCGACCGCAGCCATCCGCTGCCTGGTGAGGGCACCAACTTCGAGCCGCGCAGCCGGGTCTGGTACGAAGGCGCGCTGCGCGCGCAGGGCCGCGTGTTCTCGCCGGTCCAGGTATCGGCTTCGCGCAGGCAGCTGATGGTGACGCTGTCGCAGCCGGTCTACGACGCAGACGGCTCTGCCGCAGGGGTGTTCGGCGTCGATCTGTACCTGCAGCAACTGGCCAATGTGCTGCGAACCCAGCGCATCAGCGCGCATGGCGCGGCGTTCGTGGTGGACGAAAAAGGGGCGCTGGTCGCCAGCTCGGCCGGGGACGCGCTGCTTCGCGAGGCTGGCGCGGTGTTGGAGCGCCGCAGCCCGCGCGACAGCGCCAACCCCATCATCCGGGCCGGCTTTGCGGCCCTGGAGGCCGCCTGGGCGCGGCGCAGCGCGGACTCCGTGGCGGTCAACACCGAGCTGCAGCGCCTGCCCATGGGGAGCGACGCGCTGATGCTGGTGCAGCGCCCGTTCGGCGAATCGCTGGGCCTGCGCTGGACGCTGGTGGTGGCGGCGCCCGAGAGCGACTTCACGGCCGACATCACCCGGGCCTGGAACGCATCGCTGTGGGTGATCGCGGGTCTCGTGCTGCTGAGCGTGCTGGTGGCCGCTTTCATCGCGCACGGCATCGGCCGCCGCCTGGGGCGCCTCAGCCTGGCGGCCGAGCAGCTCGGCCGCGGCGAGGTGCCGGTGATCGACCAGGCCACGCAAATCCGCGAAGTGCGCCAGCTCTCCCAGGTGCTGCACGACAGCGCCGAGCAACTGCAGGGCTATCGCGCCCAGGTGCAGGCCGATGCGCTGGCGCTGCAGCAGGCCAACGAGACACTGGAGGCCCGGGTGATCGAGCGCACCGCCGAACTGGAGGCATCGCGCGAGGAGGCCCTGAGCGCCGCGCGCGCCAAGGCGGCCTTCCTGGCCACCATGAGCCACGAGATCCGCACCCCGCTCAACGGCGTCGTGGGCATGAGCACGCTGCTGGCCGAAACGCCGCTCGACGCCGAGCAGCGCGACTACCTGCAGACCATCCGGCTGTCCAGCGACCAGTTGCTGGCAGTGATCAACGACATCCTCGATTTTTCCAAGATCGAATCAGGCAAGCTCGAACTGGAGGCCGAACCCCTGAGCCTGCGTGGCGCCGTGGAAGA
This Variovorax terrae DNA region includes the following protein-coding sequences:
- a CDS encoding GMC family oxidoreductase, coding for MSSLQDPIRDGLQRGWKVLGGPHGALPARMSCDVAIIGSGAGAGITAELLARAGLQVVIIEEGPLKSSTDFNQKEAEAYPSLYQESAARKTADKAINILQGRCVGGSTTVNWTSSFRTPASTLQYWQAHFGLEGYSAEALAPYFAQAEKRLNIGPWLTPPNENNDLLRRGALKLGIPAEAIQRNVKGCWNLGSCGMGCPTNAKQSMLVTTIPAALDKGARLLVQTRAERFELANGRVTGLQCSAVQANGALAEGPKAEIKIVAKHYVLAAGAINSPAVLLRSQAPDPHGRLGMRTFLHPVVMSAAVMEQPVQGWQGAPQSIYSDHFLETQPVDGPIGFKLEAPPLHPVIFASTVTGYGQAQAELFRKFPQTHVLLALLRDGFHEQSAGGRVGLRGDGSPVLDYPLTDFVMDGARRALLTMMEIQFAAGAREVLPVHELAEPYTRWAQAKQAVEALPMKPLLTKVVSAHVMGGCGLAGSERLGVTRPDGVHWQIDNLSIHDGSLFPTSIGANPQLSIYGMANRLAQGLAKRLTGRDTALA
- a CDS encoding response regulator, giving the protein MPMIVVMEDDAGTRMLVASVLKKDGYIVLTAEDGEQGLKLVEQHRPALIISDVQMPGMNGFQMLAAVRQNPLISATPVILLTSLQERGHMRLGMNTGADDYITKPFRPGELREAAAAQLNKRAMQAALQSMAVGAAVQTALEDQKHKLAKLYEQRLAKELSDRWPAGDGNSGDERFEQATVLFADMLHYAALAEQLSPAELSDLVKRFYGSAGDTVHLFGARYMQFVGEGMLAVFVDSTDTKSVNHGLRAARAALGLVDSAHRMRLFLRTHFAGHELPRFDVSVALHSGAVTLTRLQDPLHDTMAQTLPVGDAVSATMLLQKQAPAHGWAIAASVSMLRGVTGAVRTGGRALIELPGRSAPLDAAELTGLAL
- a CDS encoding esterase/lipase family protein; translated protein: MLARLQQAITLSLLAAAVVWLWAWWPHSPALAWAGFAAMVLGYSAFLAIEFIALRFISRVDPAPRPGWGALFRAWLGETLVAPRVFCWRQPFRANAIPDGLPSGVVSGQRGVVLIHGFFCNRGFWAPWLQRLRDSGHAFVAVNLEPVFGSIEDYVPVIEAAVRRVSLATGLPPVLVCHSMGGLAARAWLRTMAADDRVHHVITIGTPHRGTWLGRFSTMPNGRQMRLRSDWLRQLGQDEPAHRHALFTCWYSNCDNIVFPASTATLPGADNRLVEGVAHVDLAFRPDVMAASLAIITAV